Proteins found in one Paralichthys olivaceus isolate ysfri-2021 chromosome 19, ASM2471397v2, whole genome shotgun sequence genomic segment:
- the nek2 gene encoding serine/threonine-protein kinase Nek2, whose translation MPSRVDDYEVLYTIGSGSYGRCRKITRKSDGRILVWKELDYGSMAESEKQMLVSEVNLLRELKHPNIVRYYDRIIDRTNTTLYIVMEYCEGGDLSSLIERCIKERRYLEEQFILRVMAQLTLALKECHRRSDGRATVLHRDLKPANIFLDIKQNVKLGDFGLARILNHDTSFAKTFVGTPYYMSPEQINQLSYNEKSDIWSLGCLLYELCALSPPFTAYNQKELAARIREGKFRRIPYRYSEELNSLLSKMLNLKDYLRPSVESILQSSLLADAVAEEQRRAEMRVRRKSADSDRPLPKPAEPAPASAAELRLREQAMRDREKALKEREERLEQREQELCVRERLSNEKLSRAESLLKTYKRLQQQRDLAPLFGKDIDEESLSPGKKKVHFAGESKENRQPHRRQSTTSQELILRRLHVANLRGLTLNEVEKACQFKSREILGFR comes from the exons ATGCCGTCCCGTGTGGACGACTACGAGGTGTTGTACACTATCGGCTCCGGTTCTTATGGAAGGTGCCGGAAAATCACACGGAAGTCCGATGGAAGA ATCCTGGTGTGGAAGGAGCTGGACTATGGCTCCATGGCAGAGAGTGAAAAGCAGATGCTGGTGTCAGAGGTGAACCTCCTGCGGGAGCTCAAGCACCCGAACATAGTGAGATACTACGACCGCATCATAGACCGCACCAACACAACGCTGTATATTGTCATGGAGTACTGCGAGGGCGGAGACCTGTCCAGCCTCATTGAACGCTGCATCAAGGAAAG GCGTTATCTGGAGGAGCAGTTCATCCTGCGAGTCATGGCACAGCTCACGTTGGCCCTGAAGGAGTGCCACAGACGCAGCGACGGCCGGGCCACCGTTCTTCATCGAGACCTGAAACCAGCCAACATCTTCCTCGACATCAAACAGAACGTTAAGCTCGGAGACTTTGGTCTAGCCAGGATCCTGAATCATGACACCAGTTTTGCAAAGACATTTGTCGGGACACCGTACTACATGTCTCCA GAGCAGATAAACCAGTTGTCGTACAACGAGAAGTCAGATATTTGGTCACTGGGATGTTTGCTGTATGAACTCTGTGCATTATC GCCTCCGTTCACTGCTTACAACCAAAAGGAGCTGGCAGCGAGGATCCGAGAGGGAAAGTTCAGGAGAATCCCGTACCGCTACTCTGAGGAACTGAACAGTTTACTCAGCAAAATGCTCAACTTAAAG GACTACCTGAGGCCCTCGGTGGAGTCCATTCTCCAGAGCAGCCTGTTGGCGGATGCGGTtgctgaggagcagaggagggccGAGATGCGGGTCCGGAGGAAGTCGGCGGACTCTGACCGGCCTCTTCCAAAGCCAGCTGAACCAGCTCCCGCCTCTGCTGCTGAGCTCCGGCTCAGGGAACAGGCgatgagggacagagagaaggctTTGAAGGAACGTGAAGAGAGGCTGGAGC AAAGAGAGCAGGAGCTGTGTGTTCGTGAGCGGCTGTCAAACGAGAAGCTTTCACG GGCTGAGAGTTTACTGAAGACTTATAAGCGTCTCCAGCAACAGAGGGACCTGGCACCATTATTTGGCAAAGACATAG ATGAGGAGAGCCTCTCCCCAGGAAAGAAGAAGGTCCACTTTGCTGGTGAGAGCAAAGAGAACAGGCAGCCCCACCGTCGTCAGAGCACGACGTCCCAGGAACTGATACTGAGGAGGCTGCATGTGGCAAACCTACGCGGCCTCACGCTGAATGAAGTGGAGAAAGCCTGTCAGTTCAAGAGCAGAGAGATCCTCGGCTTCCGCTGA
- the slc30a1a gene encoding zinc transporter 1a: MACEPNRVRLLCMLSLTFGFFIVEVVVSRITASLSMLSDSFHMLSDVIALVVALVAVRFAEKTHATNKNTFGWIRAEVMGALVNAVFLTALCFTIVLEVIERLTEPNEIKSPEVVAGVGAAGLLINLLGLCLFRGHAGGGHGHSHGGHSHGSKNKKGKSGTKAGNGSSGEETNNLVANHNSPGDVRQRNEMSCKDNAEVQMNGNPHFEEMDHDSSSQLNMRGVFLHVLGDALGSVIVVVNAVIFIFVWQPCKDGEECYNPCVHNTDQHSNLTLASMKTAGPCWILYLDPTLCIIMVGILLYTTYPLLKESALILLQTVPKQINMHRLNERLLSLEGVLAIHELHIWQLAGSRIIATAHIKCHDPTSYMEVAKRIKDFFHNEGIHATTIQPEFVTFNSESRDSLCELSCRTQCAPKLCCGSADKQNTGPDKKTNSDYMPAAASALEVISEATEQPLSIQVCPLSEPEITITREVESSL; the protein is encoded by the exons ATGGCTTGCGAACCGAATCGAGTCCGGCTGCTCTGCATGCTGTCGCTGACTTTTGGGTTTTTCATcgtggaggtggtggtgagCCGGATCACCGCATCCCTGTCCATGCTGTCCGACTCCTTTCACATGCTGTCGGACGTGATCGCGCTGGTGGTGGCGCTGGTCGCGGTGCGGTTCGCCGAGAAGACCCACGCCACCAACAAGAACACCTTCGGCTGGATCCGGGCGGAGGTGATGGGGGCTCTGGTCAACGCCGTCTTCCTCACGGCGCTGTGCTTCACCATCGTGCTGGAGGTGATCGAGCGCCTAACCGAGCCCAACGAGATCAAGAGCCCGGAGGTGGTCGCCGGGGTCGGTGCCGCGGGGCTCCTGATCAACCTGCTCGGGCTCTGCTTGTTTCGCGGACACGCCGGCGGGGGCCACGGGCACAGCCACGGTGGCCACAGCCACGGGAGTAAGAACAAGAAGGGGAAAAGTGGCACAAAGGCTGGGAACGGGTCTTCAGGAGAGGAGACCAACAACCTGGTGGCAAACCACAACAGCCCGGGGGATGTGAGACAGAGAAACG aaatGAGCTGTAAAGACAACGCAGAGGTGCAGATGAATGGCAACCCCCACTTTGAGGAAATGGACCACGACTCGTCATCGCAGCTCAACATGCGCGGTGTCTTCCTGCACGTGTTGGGTGACGCCCTGGGCTCTGTCATCGTTGTTGTTAATGCtgttatattcatatttgtgtGGCAGCCTTGCAAAGATGGTGAGGAATGTTACAACCCATGTGTCCACAATACCGACCAGCATTCAAATCTTACACTGGCATCCATGAAGACTGCTGGCCCCTGCTGGATCCTCTACTTGGACCCCACTCTCTGCATCATCATGGTGGGCATCCTGCTGTACACCACCTACCCGCTTCTCAAAGAGTCGGCCCTCATCCTGCTGCAGACCGTGCCGAAGCAGATCAACATGCACCGGCTCAACGAGCGGCTGCTGAGTCTGGAGGGTGTGCTCGCCATCCACGAGCTGCACATCTGGCAGCTGGCCGGCAGCCGCATCATCGCCACAGCTCACATCAAATGCCACGACCCCACATCTTACATGGAGGTTGCCAAACGGATCAAGGACTTCTTTCACAATGAGGGTATCCACGCTACCACCATCCAACCAGAGTTTGTCACGTTCAACTCTGAGTCTCGGGACTCCCTCTGTGAGCTCTCCTGTCGGACTCAGTGTGCCCCCAAGCTGTGCTGCGGCTCTGCCGACAAACAGAACACAGGCCCCGACAAGAAGACCAACAGTGACTATATGCCGGCTGCTGCTTCTGCCTTGGAGGTGATCAGTGAGGCGACAGAGCAGCCTTTAAGCATTCAGGTGTGCCCTCTGTCAGAGCCGGAGATAACCATCACCAGAGAGGTGGAGTCATCTCTTTGa